The stretch of DNA CAGATGACCTGCTGCCAGGTGCCGGCGGGCCCGCCCGGGGCGGCGGGGTGCAGGTTAATGATTTCATATTTATCGCACATCAGCCGGGAGGTGACTATCATCAGGCCAGCCAGCAGCACCAGGTCGGGATGGAACTTGCCCAGTCGCTTTAAGACCTCGGTGTCATAGTCGAGTCGCCACTGTGGCAGCGGCTGGGCTAAATCCGGGCTGGGCATATTGCGTTCCGCCCGGTATCTCTGGTAGGAGTAGCTGACCAGCGGGATGCCGTAGTCGTTTACCATGTCCAGGTACTGGTCGGTAGGTTCCGTCTCGCCGCGCTCGCGACTGCAAAAGACAAACTCGATTTCCGCGTTGAGAGTGCCCGCTTTTATAGCGTCCTGTGTAGTCTTTAGTAACGCTTTAGACCCCGGCCCCCGCCCGGTGGAAAACCAGCCTATTTTATACTTACTCATTTTCACCCCGCCTGCTTAATTTGCCCTTTACCATGGCCCATTTGCTGAAAATATGCACGAACACCCCGGACCTTTTGCCGTATATCTTTCCCTGTTTGATGGACTCGATAAACTCTTCCTTGGTGTTGAAGTCCGGCATCTCGATGTAGGCGTTGCCGATTTCATTAATCGTGTGGGCGTCGCTGCCGGCGCCGCCGGGTATATTGTGCTTCTCCGCGTAGGCTTTGGCTTTGTCTGCGCTGGTGGGGAAAGGGCTGCGCGAGTTCATCACTTCCATGAGTTCGATTTCCGGTAGAATTTCATCGATAACTTTGTCCTTCAGTGCCGAGCCGCGTATCGTTTCGAAGGGGTGCTGGACGTTAACCAGCCCGCCCTGCGCCCGGATGCGTTTGATGGCTTCCCGCGGGGTGATGCCGCTGGGGATGGTCTCCTTGAGGAACATGCCCATGATTTCGCCTTCGGTGGTGAGGATTTCCTCCGCCACGATGACCTTGAACGGGGCGATTTTCTTTAGCTCCAGCCCGCCTTCCGCGGTGCCGTGGTCGGCGATGGCGACGCAGTTGATGCCCAGCTCCTGGCACCGCGCGATTATCTTGTCCAGTGAGGACTGGCAGTCCATGGAATACCGGGTGTGGATATGTAAATCTGCTTTCAGCAAGGTCATACTCTCTTTCTTTTCCGTTATCGGTATCATGCCGGTCGTCCCGGTTATTTCTTCCGCCCGATTATCTGATAAAGCCTGGCCAGCAAATAATACGGATATTTATCCGTTAAGGTTTTCTCAAATTCCACCAGAGCATCATAATATGCCTTTTCTGATTTTCGCTCATTAGGAAGATAAGCGCAGGCACATTGTATGCCGTAGTGACCGGCCGGTTCAAATCCGCTGTTTCGCAGCATTTCAACTGTTTCATCACCGGAATACAGGCGGGTGATACGCTTGACCCAGGGATGAAAATGCTCTTTTTTACCGATTTCATTTTTAGCGGTAACCAGGTCTCCGTTTTGAAAGGCCGTTTTGTAGGCCAGTGAATAGCGGTTGCTATCGATAACAGACAGCAGGCCGCCGGGTGCGACCAAATTGTACAAATTATTTAGAAATCCGGGGGCCTCGGGTAAAAACTCCATCATCAGATGGCAGAGAACTAAATCGTATTTATTTCCGTTAAAGCGCTCCTGAATGTCCTCAGCATTACCCTGCGTAAAAGTAATATTGCCGGATACGCCCTGTGCCCCGGCGTTTTCTTTTGCTTCCGCCAGCATGGCGGATGAAGCATCTAGACAGGTTACGGTATGGCCCTGTTTAGCGTAAAAAATAGAGTCGGCGCCGTTGCCCCCGCCGATATCCAGGATGAGTTTGGGACGGTCATCCAGATGCCGCTGTATGTTGTAGCGGGAGATATCGTAATACAGTTTACCCCAGGGAAAGCCTTGCCACTCTTTCCAGGTATCAGTCAACCTGTCAAATTCACTGGCGGTTTCCGGCATCACTGATACTTGACTTTCCGCGCTCCGGTCAGCAGCTTCACTTTCCCTTGTTCCATCACTACCGTATCCTCGATGCGCACGCCGCCCCACCCCGTGAGATAAATGCCCGGCTCGACGGTGAACACCATGTTTTCTTCCAGCTTTTCCACGGAGTTAGGGCTGAGAAACGGCAGTTCGTGTTCCGCCAGGCCGACGCCGTGACCCAGGGAATGCCCGAAGGCATCGCCGTAGCCGGCCTGATTGATGACCTCCCGCGCTATGGCGTCCGCTTCCTTGCCGGTCATGCCTTTGCGGATTTGCGCGATAGCCGCGGTCTGCGCTTCCAGGACGGTGTTATAGACTTTTTTCAATTTGGCGTCCGCCTTGCCGGCGCATACGGTGCGGGTAAGGTCGCTGGCATAGCCGGAGACTTTGCCGCCCATGTCAATCACGATGGTCTCGCCGTTTTGTACAGGGCGTCCGGATGGCTTGGCGTGGGGCAGGGCGGCGTTCGGACCGGAACCCACGATGATATCGAAGGGGAGCGACTGGCTGCCCATCTCCCGCAGGGCTTTTTCCAGCTCCCAGGCGATTTGTGCTTCCGTCATGCCGGCCTCGATGTTTTTCTCGACGGATTCAAAAGCGGCGTCCGTCAGCGCCGAGGCTTTACGGATAAGCTCTATTTCCCCCGGCTCCTTTACCGCCCGCAGGGTTTCCACGATGTTGTTGGTGGCCGCCAGCTTCACGGCCACCTGTTTTTTCCTCAGGGCGCCGCGCAGCCGGGCGTGGAAATCATAAGTAACGTCCCCACCCTCGAACCCCAGGGTTTTAACCGCCAGATCCCGCATCATCCCGGGGAACCATTCCGCCAGGCTGCCGGAGATGCGCTGAATATCAAAATCGGGCGCCTCGGCGGCCGCCTGCTCGGTATAGCGGAAGTCCGTGGCCAGTATGGCTTTATTCCGGCTGATAATCAAATAGCCGGCGGTGCCGTGGAAGCCGGAAAGCCAGCGCCGGTTTTCCGGTTGCGTTATCAATATAGCGTCGAGGCCTTTTTCCGCCAGCTTTAAACCCAGGTTACGAAGACGTTTGTTCATTATTACGATTAAAAATACCTTTCTTCTCTGCTTTTTTCAATGCCGTCATTTGTCTTTAGTCTATTTATCGTCCCTCTTTTATAAAGAGGGAGTAAGGGAGTTTTTATTTCCTTGTTACTTGCTGCTTACCTTCCTCCAGGTGCGCCATGGGATGGGCGGCGAGGTATATCTTTCGCGCCCGACTCTGCGTGACGTGGGTGTAAATCTGCGTCGAGGAAAGGTCGGCGTGGCCCAGCAGGTCCTGTACCACTTTCAGGTCCGCCCCGCCGTCCAGGAGGTGGGTGGCGAAAGTGTGGCGCAGCACGTGCGGGTGAACGCTGCGGTTGATGCTGTGCGCGTACCTGGTTAATATTTTCTGCACCCGCCGCGCCAAGATGCGCCCGCCGTAGC from Dehalococcoidales bacterium encodes:
- a CDS encoding formyltransferase family protein — translated: MSKYKIGWFSTGRGPGSKALLKTTQDAIKAGTLNAEIEFVFCSRERGETEPTDQYLDMVNDYGIPLVSYSYQRYRAERNMPSPDLAQPLPQWRLDYDTEVLKRLGKFHPDLVLLAGLMIVTSRLMCDKYEIINLHPAAPGGPAGTWQQVIWKLIETGAATQGIKMHVAIPELDMGPTAAYCTFPIRGQAFDKYWEGIRGKTVEQIKAAQGVENPLFKAIREHGAVRELPLTVATLRVFSEGKIKITKDRKVVDSSGKVILGYDLTKEIDDTIKGNI
- a CDS encoding PHP-associated domain-containing protein, which produces MIPITEKKESMTLLKADLHIHTRYSMDCQSSLDKIIARCQELGINCVAIADHGTAEGGLELKKIAPFKVIVAEEILTTEGEIMGMFLKETIPSGITPREAIKRIRAQGGLVNVQHPFETIRGSALKDKVIDEILPEIELMEVMNSRSPFPTSADKAKAYAEKHNIPGGAGSDAHTINEIGNAYIEMPDFNTKEEFIESIKQGKIYGKRSGVFVHIFSKWAMVKGKLSRRGENE
- a CDS encoding methyltransferase domain-containing protein — protein: MGRRAHRGYGSDGTRESEAADRSAESQVSVMPETASEFDRLTDTWKEWQGFPWGKLYYDISRYNIQRHLDDRPKLILDIGGGNGADSIFYAKQGHTVTCLDASSAMLAEAKENAGAQGVSGNITFTQGNAEDIQERFNGNKYDLVLCHLMMEFLPEAPGFLNNLYNLVAPGGLLSVIDSNRYSLAYKTAFQNGDLVTAKNEIGKKEHFHPWVKRITRLYSGDETVEMLRNSGFEPAGHYGIQCACAYLPNERKSEKAYYDALVEFEKTLTDKYPYYLLARLYQIIGRKK
- a CDS encoding Xaa-Pro peptidase family protein, whose translation is MNKRLRNLGLKLAEKGLDAILITQPENRRWLSGFHGTAGYLIISRNKAILATDFRYTEQAAAEAPDFDIQRISGSLAEWFPGMMRDLAVKTLGFEGGDVTYDFHARLRGALRKKQVAVKLAATNNIVETLRAVKEPGEIELIRKASALTDAAFESVEKNIEAGMTEAQIAWELEKALREMGSQSLPFDIIVGSGPNAALPHAKPSGRPVQNGETIVIDMGGKVSGYASDLTRTVCAGKADAKLKKVYNTVLEAQTAAIAQIRKGMTGKEADAIAREVINQAGYGDAFGHSLGHGVGLAEHELPFLSPNSVEKLEENMVFTVEPGIYLTGWGGVRIEDTVVMEQGKVKLLTGARKVKYQ